One Bacteroidota bacterium genomic window carries:
- a CDS encoding response regulator translates to MKSGLPVVFLIDDDHMMHDLIKIILEGMADLKSAYSFDEAEAYLRQPDIDPVMMLVDLNLGRGGNGVDLLKSIKQMPRFAGVPVVAVTAYSMSGDDEKLLEEGFDYFLSKPFRKRILLEIFNKVLALK, encoded by the coding sequence ATGAAGTCAGGACTTCCTGTCGTATTTCTCATAGATGATGATCACATGATGCACGATCTTATAAAAATCATTCTTGAGGGAATGGCTGATTTAAAGAGTGCATACAGTTTTGATGAGGCAGAGGCTTATCTTAGACAGCCTGACATCGATCCCGTGATGATGCTTGTCGACCTCAACCTCGGGCGGGGTGGTAATGGTGTCGACCTCCTTAAGAGCATCAAACAGATGCCCCGGTTTGCCGGGGTTCCCGTCGTGGCTGTTACGGCATATTCGATGTCAGGTGACGATGAGAAACTTCTCGAAGAGGGTTTTGACTATTTCCTGTCGAAACCGTTCAGAAAAAGGATTTTACTCGAAATCTTTAACAAAGTGCTCGCTTTAAAATAA
- a CDS encoding immune inhibitor A: MKKTITICLLLVSILFAQETYKKVKIFPSQTEGFRAIAQLAFDLEETSVEKDGTVRMFLNSKEFGQLQSSGLQYEVLIEDWNSYYNSLPKLKPEESAAFLSESRERYGVEGFGFGSMGGFYTFQEAINQLDSLHARFPNLITQKFQIGETENGRPIWAAKISDNPNSNEDEPRALFDGLIHAREPISMMTVLYYMYYLCENYGTNPEVTYLVNNREIFFVPVVNPDGYEYNRSTNPNGGGMWRKNRRNSGNGNYGVDLNRNFGYMWGYDNTGSSPEPSSETYRGPSAFSEPEVAAIRNISNQKNFKTYINFHSFANAMLYPWGYINQVTPDNAIYSDFCSYMTQYNRFEYGNGGTILGYNSNGSSRDWFYGEQTTKPKSFGYTFEIGGDADGFWPAQSRIFPLVQLNLRPLLFKSWVAGEFVSLFAPRFDRQYFNPGETVTMRPLLKNRGLSPAAGVSVELVSLSQDISVVTGSTALGNLASMDTAVVAQPLSFFIGWNAGSGVSHKIVVKTVKENTVMSQDTLLITLGVPNYIFLDTTGNPLTNWTVTATPGTSPKWEATTTSFVSSPVSFTDSKTGNYIASATVTMTTTNPVSLQGVNNPKLEFWLKYDIESNYDYAQVMISTNGGSSFTALQGKYTEMSTGSFQPPNQPVYDGSRLNWVKEEVSLLPYAGQQVLLRFRLVTDNTQQKDGIYLDDIGIVGYSVVPVELTSLTASINSKGLPTVKWEVASELNNKGFIVERRTVETGWEERGFVPGRGTSQSPASYAFEDNITGAVQGIISYRIKQIDFDGSSTIYGPVEVESANPAEYALGQNYPNPFNPVTRISYTLPVRSMVKLEVFDATGQTKKVLVSGEMEAGWHFIDFESSGLTSGVYLYRITAGNFSETKKMLILK, translated from the coding sequence ATGAAAAAAACAATTACCATCTGTCTTCTCCTGGTGTCCATCCTTTTTGCACAGGAAACATATAAAAAAGTTAAAATTTTCCCGTCTCAGACCGAAGGGTTCAGAGCAATTGCTCAACTTGCATTCGACCTTGAGGAAACATCGGTTGAAAAAGACGGAACCGTCAGGATGTTCCTAAATTCAAAGGAATTTGGACAGCTTCAGTCATCCGGGCTGCAATATGAAGTATTGATTGAGGACTGGAACAGTTACTACAATTCACTTCCAAAACTGAAACCGGAGGAATCGGCTGCTTTTTTAAGTGAGAGCAGGGAGAGATATGGAGTTGAAGGATTCGGATTTGGATCGATGGGGGGATTTTACACTTTTCAGGAGGCGATAAATCAACTTGACTCTCTCCACGCCAGATTCCCCAATCTGATAACACAAAAATTTCAAATCGGGGAGACGGAAAACGGAAGACCGATATGGGCAGCGAAGATAAGTGACAATCCAAACAGTAACGAGGATGAGCCGAGAGCACTTTTTGACGGGTTGATACACGCCCGTGAACCGATTTCGATGATGACGGTCTTGTATTACATGTACTATCTTTGCGAGAACTATGGTACCAATCCCGAGGTGACATATCTCGTGAATAACAGGGAAATATTTTTTGTTCCTGTTGTGAACCCTGACGGCTATGAATACAACCGCTCAACAAACCCAAACGGTGGAGGGATGTGGAGGAAAAACAGGAGGAACAGCGGGAATGGCAACTATGGTGTCGATCTGAACAGGAATTTTGGATATATGTGGGGCTACGACAACACCGGTTCCAGTCCCGAGCCTTCCTCGGAAACCTACAGGGGACCTTCGGCATTTTCAGAGCCTGAGGTGGCAGCCATAAGGAATATCTCAAATCAGAAAAATTTCAAGACCTACATCAATTTCCACTCCTTTGCCAATGCGATGCTCTATCCCTGGGGATATATAAATCAGGTAACCCCTGACAATGCAATCTACAGCGACTTTTGCAGCTACATGACTCAATATAACAGATTTGAATACGGGAACGGGGGAACAATCCTCGGTTACAATTCGAACGGCAGTTCCCGTGACTGGTTTTACGGAGAGCAGACAACAAAGCCAAAATCATTCGGTTACACTTTCGAAATTGGCGGGGATGCAGACGGATTCTGGCCCGCACAAAGCAGAATTTTCCCACTTGTTCAACTGAACCTGAGACCCCTCCTTTTCAAGTCGTGGGTTGCAGGGGAGTTCGTTTCTTTGTTTGCTCCTCGATTTGATCGGCAATATTTCAATCCGGGGGAAACGGTCACAATGAGACCCCTTCTCAAGAACAGAGGTTTGTCTCCTGCAGCAGGAGTTTCGGTGGAGCTTGTGTCACTTTCACAGGATATTTCAGTTGTGACCGGATCAACTGCGCTTGGCAATCTCGCTTCGATGGATACTGCGGTTGTTGCTCAGCCGTTAAGTTTCTTTATCGGATGGAATGCCGGAAGTGGAGTGTCTCACAAAATAGTGGTAAAAACTGTAAAAGAGAACACGGTAATGTCACAGGATACACTTCTGATAACTCTTGGGGTTCCAAATTACATTTTTCTTGATACCACCGGCAACCCTTTGACAAACTGGACAGTTACCGCCACACCGGGAACATCACCAAAGTGGGAGGCGACCACCACATCATTTGTCTCTTCCCCCGTATCGTTTACCGACAGCAAAACGGGTAATTACATTGCGAGTGCAACGGTAACGATGACCACCACAAACCCCGTAAGTTTGCAGGGAGTAAATAATCCTAAACTTGAGTTCTGGTTAAAATACGATATCGAATCCAATTACGATTATGCACAGGTGATGATTTCCACCAACGGAGGTTCCTCATTTACCGCACTGCAGGGAAAATATACCGAGATGAGCACAGGATCGTTCCAGCCGCCAAACCAGCCGGTGTATGACGGATCAAGGCTGAACTGGGTTAAAGAGGAAGTTTCCCTGTTACCCTATGCTGGTCAGCAGGTTTTGCTGAGGTTCAGACTTGTAACCGATAACACACAACAAAAAGACGGTATTTACCTCGATGATATCGGTATTGTCGGCTATTCGGTTGTACCTGTTGAGCTGACATCCTTGACTGCATCCATCAATTCCAAAGGATTGCCAACCGTGAAGTGGGAAGTGGCATCAGAGTTGAACAACAAAGGTTTTATTGTAGAAAGAAGAACTGTTGAAACAGGTTGGGAGGAGAGAGGATTTGTGCCGGGAAGGGGGACAAGCCAGTCTCCCGCCTCATATGCGTTTGAGGACAACATAACCGGAGCCGTGCAGGGGATAATTTCATACAGGATAAAGCAGATCGATTTTGACGGCTCTTCAACCATTTATGGACCGGTTGAAGTTGAGAGTGCAAATCCTGCAGAATATGCCCTTGGGCAGAATTACCCCAATCCTTTTAATCCGGTCACGAGAATAAGTTATACATTACCCGTAAGGAGTATGGTGAAGCTCGAAGTATTCGATGCTACAGGGCAGACCAAAAAGGTTCTTGTATCGGGTGAAATGGAGGCAGGCTGGCATTTTATCGATTTTGAGTCTTCCGGTCTGACGAGTGGTGTTTATTTGTACCGGATTACAGCAGGTAACTTCTCGGAGACCAAAAAAATGTTAATTTTGAAATAG
- a CDS encoding DNA-3-methyladenine glycosylase 2 family protein → MRKNDPILKPLTEKIPPYWYEPREEYAKDLITAILNQQLSIKAAYTIEQRFLKKFGDPPDLTALLEADHQDVRALGLSNAKVTYVKAIASAFLNGEVHFHKFPEMSDEEIIKELVKIKGVGEWTAHMFLMFTLIRPNVLPTGDLGIKRAIMVNYDLPEMPDAKTVAEISKKGNWAPYNTIACYFLWKSIDQPGAGSPIY, encoded by the coding sequence TTGCGTAAAAATGATCCAATTCTTAAACCTTTAACAGAAAAAATACCTCCTTACTGGTACGAACCGCGTGAAGAGTATGCAAAAGACCTTATAACGGCTATTTTAAATCAGCAGCTTTCGATAAAAGCGGCTTACACTATCGAGCAGCGATTCCTCAAAAAGTTCGGGGATCCGCCCGATTTGACAGCCCTCCTCGAGGCTGACCATCAGGATGTGAGGGCTCTCGGACTCTCGAATGCGAAAGTGACATATGTTAAAGCCATCGCTTCGGCATTTCTTAACGGGGAGGTACACTTTCACAAATTCCCGGAAATGAGCGATGAAGAGATTATTAAGGAACTTGTTAAAATAAAGGGTGTGGGCGAGTGGACTGCCCACATGTTCCTGATGTTTACCCTTATCAGACCAAATGTCTTGCCAACAGGTGATCTGGGAATCAAAAGGGCGATTATGGTCAACTACGATCTCCCCGAAATGCCCGATGCAAAAACTGTTGCAGAAATTTCAAAAAAAGGGAATTGGGCACCTTACAACACCATTGCATGTTATTTTTTATGGAAGAGCATCGATCAACCAGGTGCTGGGTCCCCCATTTATTGA
- a CDS encoding cyclic nucleotide-binding domain-containing protein — protein sequence MLTTSKLVEKLKTNFFFKKAPDVAASPGSLKSSIVEVPEGKLVFQNGEPSENVYLILYGLVKIKIKTKTGAKIVSRAAGDFFGEREVLEGKERTSTAITEIDSEFFVLSKERFLSYLYGNDEIRINVKINLAKTYDLTKEGAETIIDNNEPDGKQLSIPPDTEVVHEAVEVSGKDVETASPEILPEEPEIREPEKESEEEGVYDDFDFDEDDFEPVNEPDTQVATEKSDRLDTLFIEEGEDGDEVISEDELLRAVDELDEAVIEEDFFEDDDDFEDFEDDDFEPGDEDDDDFQLPEEDEDFEEDLDEFDPNKELELTAGYAESPMEIEEPDYDKLNEPAVAETEEEPYFEAEGDFSSVVVEMPAADEPAEQITPSEEEELRETAEISSSAGQPAPEKITIVNSGETIALRKQLELITSVCTAERPVDIYDFVKEDVLKLVNAKEFVMFVFDGGFLSSVTGHISEDTNFAVREKIAYELITMQEPVTLFDLDSSGMMEGLENIDEKEIPSSLLYYPLIGRENKVNGCFLFFSSNNGRFTTHDVMSIEDIAKAASGILDKIADGKTSLTGKYEDLQKYTAFFGSEIKIAVETILSISETLDRGKLTDKVRYGFDIIRERAAGLKGFLDSIQFFVGKVSGFSKQPYLVSELLDDFLVKVSEPAKQREVTLLRKYNADMVMFFNKELFIHALTLITQNSFDAMPEGGKIYFSTSANESNILISIRDTGTGIHPDLREKIFEPFYTYGKTGVGLGLPIANKIIKEHGGFIYLESTKTQGTEIIIALPV from the coding sequence ATGTTAACAACTTCAAAATTAGTCGAAAAATTAAAGACGAACTTTTTCTTCAAAAAAGCTCCTGATGTTGCTGCCTCTCCGGGCAGTTTAAAGAGCAGCATCGTGGAAGTCCCTGAAGGTAAGCTGGTTTTCCAGAATGGAGAACCCTCCGAAAATGTTTACCTGATTCTGTACGGACTTGTGAAGATCAAGATAAAAACCAAAACCGGTGCCAAGATAGTATCAAGGGCAGCGGGTGATTTTTTTGGCGAAAGAGAAGTGCTCGAGGGGAAAGAAAGAACCTCTACTGCGATAACAGAGATTGATTCCGAATTCTTTGTACTCAGCAAAGAGAGATTCCTGTCTTACCTGTACGGTAATGATGAGATTAGAATAAATGTAAAGATTAATCTCGCAAAAACCTATGATCTTACAAAAGAGGGTGCCGAGACAATCATTGACAATAATGAACCCGACGGGAAACAGTTATCAATTCCTCCCGATACTGAAGTGGTACATGAAGCCGTTGAAGTCAGCGGAAAGGATGTTGAGACAGCCTCACCAGAGATACTTCCGGAAGAGCCCGAAATTAGAGAACCCGAAAAGGAATCTGAAGAGGAAGGCGTTTATGATGATTTCGATTTTGATGAGGATGACTTTGAGCCTGTAAATGAGCCGGACACTCAGGTTGCAACTGAAAAATCAGACCGGTTGGACACTCTTTTTATTGAAGAGGGAGAAGACGGGGACGAGGTAATCAGTGAAGATGAACTTCTCCGTGCTGTCGATGAGCTCGATGAAGCTGTCATTGAAGAGGACTTTTTTGAAGACGACGATGATTTTGAAGATTTCGAGGATGACGATTTTGAACCCGGCGATGAAGACGATGACGATTTCCAATTACCTGAAGAAGATGAAGATTTCGAAGAAGACCTTGACGAATTCGACCCCAATAAAGAATTGGAACTTACGGCCGGGTATGCAGAGTCCCCGATGGAGATTGAGGAACCTGATTACGACAAACTGAATGAACCGGCAGTTGCGGAAACAGAAGAAGAACCCTATTTTGAAGCGGAAGGTGACTTTTCGTCTGTTGTGGTTGAAATGCCTGCAGCGGATGAACCGGCAGAACAAATCACTCCTTCTGAAGAAGAGGAGCTTCGGGAGACAGCAGAAATCTCTTCTTCAGCCGGGCAGCCGGCACCCGAAAAAATCACAATTGTAAACAGCGGTGAAACAATTGCTCTGAGGAAACAACTTGAGCTGATTACCTCTGTTTGCACTGCTGAAAGACCCGTTGATATTTACGACTTTGTAAAAGAAGATGTTTTAAAACTTGTAAATGCCAAAGAATTCGTTATGTTTGTATTCGATGGCGGTTTCCTTTCCTCTGTTACAGGGCATATTTCAGAGGATACCAACTTTGCTGTGCGTGAAAAAATAGCTTACGAGCTCATCACAATGCAGGAGCCCGTTACACTTTTCGACCTTGACAGTTCGGGCATGATGGAAGGGCTGGAAAATATCGACGAAAAAGAGATTCCCTCTTCACTTCTCTACTATCCCCTTATCGGGAGAGAAAACAAAGTGAACGGTTGCTTCCTTTTCTTTTCATCGAACAACGGAAGATTTACCACACACGATGTGATGTCGATTGAAGATATTGCAAAAGCAGCATCCGGAATACTGGACAAAATAGCTGACGGTAAAACCTCTCTTACGGGGAAATACGAGGATCTGCAAAAATATACAGCATTTTTTGGGTCGGAAATCAAAATTGCTGTCGAGACCATTCTTTCGATCAGTGAAACCCTTGACAGGGGAAAACTGACGGACAAAGTCAGATATGGATTCGACATCATCCGTGAAAGAGCCGCCGGTTTAAAAGGATTTCTCGACTCGATACAATTTTTTGTGGGGAAAGTGTCGGGCTTTTCGAAACAGCCTTATCTCGTGAGTGAGCTTTTGGATGACTTCCTCGTGAAAGTCTCCGAGCCGGCAAAACAGAGAGAGGTTACTCTTCTGAGAAAATATAATGCCGACATGGTGATGTTCTTCAACAAGGAGCTCTTTATTCACGCCCTTACGCTCATCACCCAGAATTCATTCGATGCGATGCCGGAAGGTGGAAAGATTTATTTCTCCACTTCCGCGAATGAATCGAACATCCTCATCTCGATAAGAGATACAGGGACGGGGATTCACCCCGATCTTAGGGAAAAGATTTTTGAACCGTTTTACACCTACGGAAAAACAGGTGTCGGGTTGGGACTTCCAATCGCCAACAAGATAATTAAAGAACATGGTGGATTTATCTACCTGGAATCAACAAAAACTCAGGGAACTGAGATAATTATAGCTTTGCCCGTATGA
- a CDS encoding cytochrome c, with protein sequence MTKTLVWILIFLAAFAGLFFLQHLTRDTGAPASGAGYSEGMGSSETSGAGGKELVSQFGCLNCHGGELEGTKAAPPLTGLGKYYDREALIAYLRNPDKNKTGARFDDYKTKYASGIMPAYGNKDPKDLGKIADYLLSK encoded by the coding sequence ATGACTAAAACCTTAGTATGGATTCTAATCTTTCTGGCGGCTTTTGCCGGACTCTTCTTTCTTCAACACCTGACCCGTGATACCGGTGCGCCGGCATCAGGTGCTGGATACAGTGAAGGAATGGGCAGTTCGGAAACTTCAGGAGCCGGTGGTAAAGAGCTGGTATCTCAATTTGGTTGCTTGAACTGCCACGGCGGTGAGCTTGAAGGCACAAAAGCAGCACCACCCCTCACCGGGCTGGGTAAATATTACGACAGAGAAGCTTTGATCGCATACCTGCGAAATCCTGACAAGAATAAAACAGGTGCGCGTTTCGACGATTACAAAACGAAATATGCTTCCGGTATAATGCCGGCATACGGGAATAAAGATCCAAAAGATCTTGGCAAGATTGCTGATTACCTGTTGTCAAAGTAG
- the miaA gene encoding tRNA (adenosine(37)-N6)-dimethylallyltransferase MiaA, whose translation MMYDYIAVIGATATGKTDLAVKIASLVDGEIISCDSRQVYRGMNIGTGKDLNAYRTPKGKIPYHLIDILDPKEDYSVFRFLEDFYNSYYDIVSRGKVPVLCGGTYMYFTALFLRYPLIKVQNLEEKAEALMEQEHETLIAELKELNPLLHNRTDLVEKYKTAKALVIARESIQFEQQNGLTHPPIELNPLVISTQVSREEYYKRIRIRLADRLREGLVDEVRELMNSGIKTERLEYFGLEYKFAGKYLKSELSKNDMIQKLLNAINDYAKKQITGITKLEKNGVHVNWIAPEDINAAKKLIEEAGFEIVE comes from the coding sequence ATGATGTATGATTATATTGCAGTTATTGGAGCGACCGCCACAGGCAAGACTGATCTTGCTGTTAAGATCGCTTCTCTCGTCGATGGAGAGATAATCTCCTGCGACTCACGACAGGTTTATCGCGGCATGAACATCGGTACCGGTAAGGACCTGAATGCTTACAGAACCCCCAAAGGGAAAATCCCTTATCACCTTATAGACATTCTCGACCCGAAGGAAGACTACAGCGTTTTCCGGTTTCTCGAAGATTTCTACAACAGTTACTACGACATAGTAAGCCGTGGTAAAGTGCCCGTGCTCTGCGGTGGCACTTATATGTATTTTACGGCTCTTTTCCTTCGTTATCCGCTAATCAAGGTTCAGAACCTTGAGGAAAAAGCTGAAGCTCTGATGGAGCAGGAACATGAAACTCTTATTGCAGAGTTGAAAGAACTGAATCCTTTGCTTCATAACAGGACTGACCTCGTCGAGAAATACAAAACGGCAAAAGCACTCGTAATTGCCCGCGAGAGTATTCAGTTCGAGCAGCAAAACGGACTCACTCACCCCCCGATCGAGTTGAATCCACTCGTTATTTCCACTCAGGTCTCGAGAGAAGAGTATTATAAAAGAATACGAATCAGACTTGCCGACCGTCTCCGGGAGGGTCTGGTTGATGAAGTCAGAGAACTGATGAATTCGGGAATAAAGACTGAGCGACTCGAATATTTTGGTCTGGAATACAAATTTGCAGGCAAGTATCTTAAATCAGAGCTTTCCAAAAACGACATGATCCAAAAACTGCTCAACGCGATTAACGATTATGCCAAAAAGCAGATTACGGGTATCACCAAACTCGAAAAAAACGGCGTTCATGTAAACTGGATTGCTCCCGAGGATATCAATGCTGCCAAAAAATTGATCGAAGAAGCAGGATTCGAAATAGTTGAATAA
- a CDS encoding rhodanese-like domain-containing protein: MRNKFILPLALLIFGFFGCNAQNSSSDSNSATRTEISVDELKKLIDSKDSNLVILDVRTAEELTGELGAIPGIIHIPVLDLDRRAGELDKYKDKEIKIICRSGNRSGKACTLLNEKGFKTVNVAGGMKAFRKIEPKE; encoded by the coding sequence ATGAGAAACAAATTTATTCTGCCGCTGGCACTTCTGATATTCGGCTTCTTCGGATGCAACGCCCAAAACAGTTCGTCGGACTCAAACTCAGCAACAAGGACTGAAATCTCCGTTGATGAATTAAAAAAATTAATTGACAGCAAGGACAGCAACCTTGTTATCCTCGATGTAAGAACAGCAGAGGAACTGACAGGTGAACTTGGCGCCATTCCCGGGATCATCCACATCCCCGTTCTGGATCTTGACAGAAGAGCCGGTGAACTCGACAAATACAAAGACAAAGAAATTAAAATTATTTGCAGATCAGGGAACAGGTCGGGCAAAGCCTGTACCCTGCTCAATGAAAAAGGCTTCAAAACTGTGAATGTTGCGGGCGGGATGAAAGCCTTTAGAAAAATCGAACCGAAAGAATAA
- a CDS encoding glycosyltransferase family 2 protein produces the protein MNKFKDPVAAYLAKRGLHLTPDYQNFSGFKEVVVVVPCYNELENLPFLLDSFLANDTSTFEKIASLFVINHPENAASEIKNSSSETVRLLTDFGSSSPLPVAIIDMPGAGREVPVKFAGAGYPRKTGLDSAISLTDHARPGNSLLVSVDADCLVAPSYFTRLVELAQRGCKAAVLEYKHREDDAENIEAIREYEACLRSYTDGLKYAGSPYAWHFIGSTMVSNVSTYVKAGGMNTRRAAEDFYFLENIAKVTKIESIEEVLVFPSNRVSDRVIFGTGKAMNDRKETGKAIKPYPPIVFERLKTFLSVYHEDYTSVEKLIDAIRKTDEETFVFLESCKFSIAMRSIYKSSKSGAQISNQKNIWFDALKTMRLVSLFRTSEP, from the coding sequence TTGAATAAATTTAAAGACCCCGTCGCCGCATATCTTGCAAAGCGGGGTCTTCATCTTACACCGGATTATCAAAATTTTTCCGGCTTTAAGGAAGTGGTGGTTGTGGTTCCCTGCTACAATGAACTTGAAAACCTTCCTTTCCTTTTGGATTCATTCCTCGCAAACGACACTTCAACTTTCGAAAAAATCGCCTCTCTTTTTGTAATAAATCACCCTGAAAATGCTGCATCCGAAATTAAAAATTCAAGTAGTGAGACCGTAAGGCTTCTGACTGATTTTGGCAGCAGTTCCCCCCTTCCTGTTGCGATAATTGATATGCCGGGTGCGGGGAGGGAAGTGCCGGTCAAGTTTGCCGGAGCAGGCTATCCAAGAAAAACAGGTCTCGATTCCGCAATTTCCCTCACAGATCATGCCCGTCCCGGTAACTCTCTCCTCGTCTCTGTTGATGCGGATTGTCTCGTCGCACCCTCATATTTTACGCGGCTCGTCGAACTTGCTCAAAGAGGTTGCAAAGCGGCAGTTTTGGAATATAAACACAGAGAAGATGATGCTGAAAACATCGAAGCGATCAGGGAATATGAAGCCTGTTTGAGATCGTACACCGACGGACTCAAATACGCAGGCTCCCCTTACGCATGGCATTTTATCGGTTCGACCATGGTTTCGAATGTCTCAACCTATGTAAAGGCCGGGGGGATGAATACCCGAAGGGCTGCCGAGGATTTTTATTTTCTCGAGAACATCGCAAAAGTCACTAAAATTGAAAGTATTGAAGAAGTGCTTGTATTCCCCTCAAACAGAGTGAGTGACAGAGTGATTTTCGGAACAGGAAAGGCGATGAACGACCGGAAAGAAACGGGAAAAGCGATCAAGCCTTATCCCCCAATCGTGTTTGAACGGCTCAAAACCTTTTTGAGTGTATATCATGAAGATTACACTTCCGTTGAAAAACTTATAGACGCAATCCGAAAAACAGATGAAGAGACCTTTGTCTTTTTGGAATCCTGCAAATTCTCAATTGCCATGAGGAGCATTTACAAATCATCGAAGAGTGGAGCCCAGATTTCAAATCAAAAAAACATCTGGTTCGATGCCCTGAAAACCATGAGGCTGGTCTCTCTTTTCAGAACTTCGGAACCTTAG
- a CDS encoding sigma-70 family RNA polymerase sigma factor has product MSEEQIIELAKSGDKDALRDLVKKYEKTIFSFAFKICRNRDKAENVMQETFLSMIKSLKGFDGNSKLSTWLYRISMNHCLMSARSKKKDLFVEPDNDDELFNEKYVADWSTIPYKSVENAELREILDMAIDKLAPEYRIVFTLRDVQQLSTEETAGITGLSVPAVKSRLHRARAFLRNEISEAFKK; this is encoded by the coding sequence ATGTCAGAAGAACAAATAATTGAACTCGCCAAATCCGGAGATAAAGATGCTCTGCGTGACCTGGTGAAAAAATATGAAAAAACCATCTTCAGTTTTGCGTTTAAAATCTGCAGAAACAGGGATAAAGCCGAAAATGTGATGCAGGAAACCTTCCTGAGTATGATTAAATCGCTCAAAGGTTTCGATGGAAATTCAAAACTTTCCACCTGGCTCTACCGTATTTCCATGAATCACTGTCTGATGTCGGCAAGAAGTAAAAAAAAGGACCTGTTCGTTGAACCTGACAATGATGACGAACTTTTCAACGAAAAATATGTCGCTGACTGGTCGACAATTCCTTACAAATCTGTTGAAAATGCAGAACTGAGGGAAATTTTGGACATGGCGATTGACAAACTGGCTCCCGAATACAGAATTGTCTTCACCCTGAGGGATGTTCAACAGCTTTCAACCGAAGAAACTGCCGGAATTACGGGTTTATCAGTACCGGCTGTGAAGTCAAGGCTCCACAGAGCAAGAGCTTTTTTAAGAAATGAGATATCCGAGGCTTTCAAAAAATGA